One Microvirga ossetica DNA segment encodes these proteins:
- a CDS encoding recombinase family protein, protein MAATPPNPRLIGYARVSTDEQTTDPQVDELRAAGCLVVHQESASGASRSRPVLIQLLKRIEPGETLVVVRLDRLARSVSHLLEVVERLEAKGAHFRSLKDPIDTTTPQGMFSLQVLGAVAQLERSLIAERTKAGIAAARKRGRHPGNPGIRAGDPTAIRKAATAWRRAHLDKVIETADEWLPTVRRMRPHHRWKDVANVLRAKGGKDWDPDVLRKTVQRMVKEGLAEPELMERSPRRTDSERLVSLVAGIAMSDPDKTLREIASQLEKMRERTPRGGVKWGPSSVKSLLDRAASLGYEVPNRTLKDFLIESAGAAGDDDDKFLEDAIQQVRAMGPADR, encoded by the coding sequence ATGGCCGCCACGCCGCCGAACCCACGCCTGATCGGATATGCCCGCGTATCCACGGACGAGCAGACGACCGACCCGCAGGTGGACGAGTTGAGAGCGGCTGGATGCCTCGTCGTCCATCAGGAGAGCGCATCTGGCGCGTCCCGGAGCCGTCCGGTGCTGATCCAGCTTCTCAAGCGGATCGAGCCGGGCGAGACCCTTGTGGTCGTCCGTCTGGACCGCCTCGCCCGCTCGGTGAGCCACCTGCTCGAGGTCGTAGAGCGTCTGGAAGCCAAGGGAGCGCATTTCCGGTCCCTGAAAGACCCGATCGACACCACCACCCCCCAAGGCATGTTCTCGCTCCAGGTCCTGGGCGCAGTCGCGCAACTGGAGCGGTCGCTGATCGCGGAGCGCACGAAGGCCGGGATTGCGGCGGCTCGGAAGCGCGGGAGGCATCCCGGCAATCCCGGCATCCGCGCAGGAGACCCGACGGCTATCAGGAAAGCGGCCACGGCGTGGAGGCGGGCCCACCTTGACAAGGTTATTGAGACCGCCGACGAGTGGTTGCCGACCGTGCGGAGGATGCGACCGCACCACCGCTGGAAAGACGTTGCGAACGTCCTGCGGGCAAAAGGCGGCAAGGACTGGGATCCCGACGTTCTCAGGAAGACGGTCCAACGGATGGTCAAGGAAGGATTGGCGGAGCCGGAGCTGATGGAACGGTCGCCGCGACGAACGGACAGCGAACGGCTGGTGTCGCTCGTCGCTGGCATTGCCATGTCCGATCCCGACAAGACGCTGCGCGAGATCGCCAGCCAACTGGAGAAGATGCGGGAGCGAACGCCTCGAGGCGGCGTGAAGTGGGGGCCGTCCTCGGTGAAGTCGCTCCTCGATCGCGCCGCCAGCCTCGGCTACGAGGTGCCGAACCGGACGCTCAAGGACTTTCTCATCGAGAGTGCCGGCGCGGCCGGGGACGACGATGACAAGTTCCTCGAGGACGCGATCCAGCAGGT